The genome window TCCGTATCGGGATTCATAAAATCGCTGAAGCCGGGAATTTCCTTTATGTCATCAGCGTTTAACACCCGAAAACCCATCGACCAATCGGGAAATGCGCGTTCTTTCACTTCGCGTTCGAATAGCACCAAAAAATCTTTGTGGCGCGGATCCGCCTCGATGGTCGCCCGCAATTGTTGCAATGCGTTTTTCGGCCCTTCGAGTATTTGCAAAAAATTGCCGTCGTGATACAGCAACATCCCGGTGATGTTTCTCTGTGAATTATTCAATCGCGATTTTTCAAGAATTTCCAGCAACTCAGGTTCAGACATTTTCTGAAATGCTGAGCTCACATAAATTAATGTGTATAGCGGTACCATTGTCAGCCTGCCTTTTTGTTTTTTTATCTCACAAATACCAGAAATACTATCATAACCGAAATAAGTAAAAGCATCTTAATTGTGAATAAAATTATAAAATTTGTTTCCGGGTTGCAAACAGGTTTCTGATTGGTTAAATTTTGAGCGATTTGAGCGTTTTTTTTTGTTCAAATTCGATCTTGTTTTTCGAACAATGCAGGAAATGTTGATGAAAGATTATATATTTGAAACCGAAATCTGGTTACCCTATCCACGGGAAACAGTGTTCGAATTTTTTAAGGAAGCCGCCAATCTGGAGCGAATTACACCGCCGTGGCTGAATTTTCGTGTGCTGACACCGCTGCCGATCACCATGTTTGCCGGGCGGATGATCGATTACAACATCCGGCTTTATGGCATTCCGATGCGCTGGCGCACCGAAATCACACAATGGGAACCGCCGTTCAGTTTTGTCGATTCGCAAATTCGCGGTCCGTATTCGAAATGGGTGCACACCCACACCTTCGAGGAGCGCGATGGCGGAACGTGGATGCACGACCGTGTAGAATATCGCATTCCCGGCGGCATTTTCGCGGCTATTCCGCATGTGCTGTTTGTCCGCAAAAATATCGAACAAATATTTCGCTACCGAAAAACGCAAATACAGGCGATATTTTCCGGTGCAGAAAAAACAGAAACAGTTGATGGCTAGCAATGCCCAATGAAAAAAAAGCGAATTGGGAACATTCGGAAAGATTACGTTGTGGATCAGCTAAACCGGAAAGATTTGGCAGAAAACCCGATCGAGCAGTTTCGCCGCTGGTTTGAGGAAGTGCTGCAGTCAGACCTCGCGGAGCCAAACGCAATGGCGTTAGCAACCGCATCTGCCAGTGGTATTCCCTCGCTGCGAATGGTGTTACTAAAATCGTTTGACGAAAACGGATTTGTTTTTTTTACCAATTACGATAGCCGAAAAGGGCGGGCATTGGCGGAAAATCCTAACGCAGCGCTGTTATTTTGGTGGGGTTTTCTGGAACGGCAAATTCGTATCGAAGGCAGGGTTGAAAAAATCAGCCCGGACGAATCGGATGCATATTTTCAGGAGCGCCCGCGAGATAGCCAGCTTGGCGCATGGGCTTCGCAACAAAGCCGCTCGTTAGATGACCGTATTATTCTTGAAAACCGATTCAGCAAATATGCGCAGGAATTTGCGGGAAAATCGATTGAGCGTCCACAATATTGGGGTGGGTTTCGCGTAATTCCGCAACGGGTGGAATTCTGGCAGGGACGCGCCAGCCGGTTGCATGATCGCTTTGTGTATTTGAATGAATCAGGTAAGTTATGGCGAATTGAACGGCAGTTTCCATGATGAAAATACATGAAAATAAAAAAGCTTTATGGGCGTTTTGCGGGTTTTTCACTTGACATCAGGTTTTGTATGTTGTATTTTCAACTCAGAAACGCTCAATGAACTTTTTTTGAAACTTAAAAGAGCAGGCATCGTATCAAAATCAATCGAATAAAATAGGTTATTAAAACAGAGAAAAAAGCCCCCTAAACCCCTCCAACCTCTCTTCATCTTATCGTCTGTTCGGTGGATGACAAACGGCCGGTCACTAGATCGGCTGTTTTGTTTTATACCAATTTCGAGAGGTACAATAAAAAAAGGCGCCGGTAGAAATTACCGGTGCCTTTTTTGTTTAACTGTTTTATTCGATAGTTCTAAAACCCTAAAGTAATGGAAAACAAATTGTTACCGTCAAAATACTGGGAATCGCGGAAAGCGTAATCCAGATTGAAAGCCGTGTTGCCTAATGAATAATGCAAACCGACACCCAGTGTAAACCGATACAATTGTTCTTCGGCATCAATGTTTTGGGTGATCAAATAACCGCCACGCAGAAAAACCAGATTGTTGTAGTTATACTCTGCACCAAATTTAAAATTGTCGTTGCCAAAGTTAAAGTTTTCGAAATTGCCCATTACTGTAACGCTGTTTTCTTCGTTGATATTTCGGCGATAACCAACGCCAAGCTCAACAGTTGCGGGAAGTTCGTGGGTTGCTGTCGGGCGTTCGCGAAATTCCTGGCGGTCACCGCCAACGTCAATCGCCTGATTTAGGAAGGCAGAGCCATCATAAGAAATATTGGTGCCGATGTTTTTGACTGCCAAGCCCATCGATATGCCCGGAATGCCGCCAAGATCGTGATATTGGATACCCATATCAAAAGCAAAGGCGGATGCACTGGCACGTGGCACGCTTTCGCTCACCAATTTACCGTTAACCCCAACTTGAACGTTATCGCTCAACCGCCGCGAATATGTTACCGCAGCAGTTAAAAAAGAGGGCGAAAATGTTGCGCCGGTTTCACCGTCCATGTCCTGATTGGTGGTTAAGGGGACATCTCCAAAATCCAGCACTTTCAGGCTAAAGCCAAGTGTTCCAAGACGTCCGACGTTAAATGCCAATCCAAGATAGTTGACGTCTATTGTATTGAAAATGCTCATGGTCGAGAATGTTCCCATTGCAGTATTCTCCATTTTGGAAAGACCTGCCGGGTTCCAATACATGGCATCCAACCCGTTGGAGTAGGCGATATTTGAGCCACCCACTGCCAGATCGCGTGCGCCAACCGGAATGAGTAACTGCTCGCCGGCTGCCGTTCCAATGCGCGCCGGGTCTCCGGCAAATGCAGCCGAGAACATAGACAAAACCAATAGCGCAATCACTGGTATGGATATTAGTTGTCTCATATTGAACTCCTTATCAATGATATATTTCGATAGTTAGATTGCGAAAATTGCCTTTCACTACGGGGCAGCCGGCAAAGTGACACGGTGCCCCGGTGATTCAATCGACTGGCAATAATCGGCATTAGAAATAATCCAGTATTTCCTGAGCCTGTACGATAAACAGCTTCAGAACTTTGGTTTTGTTCAGATCCGGCATATCGATATGAGCAATATACACGCCGCTTGCGACCGGGATATTTGCTTCGTTTTGCAAATTCCACCGCAAGAACTGGCTTTCGGGTGTCTGTTTGTCGGCTGAGGTCAGTTTGCGAACCTGCACACCGGAAAGGGTGAAAATACGGATCGTCACATTCTCAGGTAAATGGTTGAAAGTGATAAACCGGCTGAAGCGGTTGGGTTCTTCCGGGTTATACGCATAATACGGATTCGGGAAAACGTTGATACGGTCAACTTCGTCCTTGGCAAATTCTTTGTCACCCCGGATAACGCTTTTTGTGGAAAACGCATACGAATCGTTCATATTGTTGGGAATGTTGATGATAATATCCATCGTGAATTCTGCCAATAAATACGGACGAGTGCCACGTTGGTCCGGCCAAATGGCGTAGAGCACATCTGAATCGAAGCCCGTGTTGGAATCGTCGTAGCCTGCGCCTTCGCTATAATCGCTGAGGTTGATGAAAATATATTCGCGCGCGCCGTTTGCCCCGTATGTTTGGGTTGTCGGGTTCCAGCCCATATCCCAAATCAGGTTGGCCGCGCTGCCGTTGGCTTGCGATTCATTGTCATCTTCCACAAAACTTACGTTAACCTGCCGTGGATTTGCAGGATCTGTAACATCATAAGCCGCAAGTGGTAGCTGACCGATGCCGGAGAACGAGTATCCCGTATCGCGGCGATAAACAGCGCCTTTGCTGACGTATCCGTTTGTTGCCACATCTGCAGAATCTTGCCAGACAAGCTGGATCGGAACCAGATCCGCAACGGAGAGATTGGAGCCAAAGAAGTTTGCACCGACATCCAAACCGCCAAAGAATTGCGGTGCATTCCAGTTTACACCGGTTACCCAGCGATCACCGGCGGAACCCCAGTTTGCCAGTCCGGCAGTTTTGGGACCCGCAACTTTTACCAATAAACCGTCGGTTACAGCATAGTCGTTGTCCCCGGCAAGGTTGCTCTGGTTGGTCAGCAATGTTTTGTTTTGGGTGGTGTTCAACAAATTCCAGGTGAACCATGTTCCCAATGTATCGCCATTTGCGTCGGTAGAATAGTTTGGTGTATCGTTAAACGAAACCATGTAGCTATCGCCGGTGATGGCATTTGGATCTACCACTACCACATCAACATTTCCGGTGCTGAAACCGGATTTGTTGACGTCCAGCGCTTCTCCCTGTTCACTGGTATATTTAATACCCGGACGGGTGCCCTGCGGTACAACCGTGATAATCTCGAATGCGCTTTCCAGAGAGGATTCCGGCACATCTTTATCAATTGCGCCATCGCCATCTTCATCTTTGGCGTTGTATGCCGTAATGGCAAAATAATACTCGTTGCCGGCAAACAACGGTGCATCGTTGATGTAATCTTTCTCGATGACAAAATAGCGTTGGATACCGGTGTTGGTACCTTTTTGAATCGGCACGCTGATGATATCACCAAAATCCGGCACAAAGCGATCTGAATTGATTTGGGTAATCAGGTTATTCAAATCGAAAGTTGTGATGCGTATTGCAGATGATTTCGGCGCATTTGCGTTGGGTAATTGGTAAACATTGTACCCTTCGAAATTGAATCCCAACAGTGGATCTTTTGCTTCGCTGAGTGCGATGCGATTCAGATTCGAGCCCCATTCCAGAATGATTTTATCTTCCAGCGGTGTCGCTTTTACGTCCGGCGCGACGGGCGGGCTTGGGATTCCTTCAAAACGTTTGTTGAAGATAAATTGCGCAAAATCGTCGTTTAATTTTAATTGCGCAACGGCGTTCCGGTTGTTTCCGCCTTCCTGTTCCACAATACCACCAATGACAGCTACTACAACTTCCTGCGTATCGCCGGGCATCATGGTAAAAGGACCGGAGTTGAGAATCATCCGGCGGTCGCCGGGAGCAAGGTTGGAGCCAAAAGCATCCAGGTCTCCGGTTTGTCCAACCGGGTTTCCGCTTAACGGGAATTTTGTAGGTTGCCCGACATTTTCGCCAAAGCCGGATGTGTATGGGCTGGGGTTCAGCGTATCGGAGGTGGGAATATTTCCATTCAGCAAATTGTAAACCTGCAATGTGGCGTTGTATTCCCCAAAATCGGGATCGGGAATGGTGCTACCTGATGCAAAATAGCCAAAGGATGTTAAGGGCAGGTTTATTTTACCCGGTCCGACCTGTTTCAGGTTAAACAACCCAAAATCAGATGCATCGTCTACGCCGTTGTTGTTTAAATCCTGACCGGCAACCCCATCAACTAATGGACCCTGGAAAAAGTCGTAGCCGCCGGCTGCAGGGTTAAGCCCGATTGCCGAGAAGTTGTTGTCGGTAACGCTTCCGGTGTAAACAAAACCCAGGCTGCGTTCCACATCGCAACCGACCAGGTCATCCACTGCGGTACCGCAATCCGGATCGGACCATTGCCCGACATACATCGAATCTACCTGTAAACCGGATTTGTTGATCAACCGGAATCGTTTGAAAATCAATTGCCCGAGTGTCGATGAGGGCTGATTGTAGCACCACAGGGTCATCTGCAATTCCAGCCCAATGGGTTTGGTGCCGGATAAATTGGAAACGCGCCCTTCATCCAGATCGTTTACCACTAACCAGATAACCTGATCGGCATTGGCAATTCCGGGGGTTTCGCCCAAATCGGGTTCATAAATGCCGTTGCCGTTTGAATCTTCAAACGGTGCGCCAAGTTCAACCGGCCAGTTTTCCCAATCGCGACGATATGCGTCGAGGATATCCTGCTGCATTTGGTCGGATACGGAGCTGGCGGAAATCTGATTGACCGACGCCGCGTCGTTTATCAGGCTTGCCTGCCCAATTTGTAACGATTCCCAATCTTTGCGAATGCGATACACAAACGCCAGATTCGCATCGGACGCTACCGGCGCAGTACTGGCGGTTCCGGATGTAACAATATGCCCGGAGTTGGTGCCGATACGGAAGGTTTGTCCACCGACACGCATCCGTTCAAAAGATGGATTGCGGGTATCGCGGACAATACCGCCCCACAATAGACCATCCTGATAAATGACATTGGCCTGATTGTTCGGATAATATCCGCCATCCTGCCCGGAAGGATCGTGCGCCGATTGCCCATCTCGTTTTATCCAGTATTCCCAGCGAGAGAGGTTTAGCGGCACAATTGACCAACCATCGTTCTGCGACGATTTGCTTAATAATTGGGTATTGGAGGAACCCGCCGGCTCTTTCGCCAGCAGGTGTCCGCTCAATAGCAATCCAATCATTACTATGCCAATAAGTATAACTCGTCTTTTTATCATGCTATTTACTCCTTTAATAAGCGTTGCAATTTGTTGCGAGGACGCTAAGATTCTTAACAAAATCAACCGCCTGTGTTTAGTAGCTAAGCTTTACCCCAAAGAAAATCTGGCGGGGATTGCTAAACAGTTCCAAACCGAGTTGATCCCAATAAGCTTGACCATTTTTGATGTTAATGGCTTCATACTGTTGCACCCATGCTTCGCCATAGGCAGAAAAATAAGATTGACGGGTATCTTCGTTGATGTTATACAAAAAGCCGTCATCTTCGGCATTGCCGGACGCATTGTAAACGTTGATCACGTTTTTGGTGTTGAACAGGTTGTTCACGCGCATATATACCGTTGCCTGTAAATCTTTCATCAGGTTAACGGTTTTATCCAATCGCAAATCGAAG of Calditrichia bacterium contains these proteins:
- a CDS encoding PorV/PorQ family protein, producing MRQLISIPVIALLVLSMFSAAFAGDPARIGTAAGEQLLIPVGARDLAVGGSNIAYSNGLDAMYWNPAGLSKMENTAMGTFSTMSIFNTIDVNYLGLAFNVGRLGTLGFSLKVLDFGDVPLTTNQDMDGETGATFSPSFLTAAVTYSRRLSDNVQVGVNGKLVSESVPRASASAFAFDMGIQYHDLGGIPGISMGLAVKNIGTNISYDGSAFLNQAIDVGGDRQEFRERPTATHELPATVELGVGYRRNINEENSVTVMGNFENFNFGNDNFKFGAEYNYNNLVFLRGGYLITQNIDAEEQLYRFTLGVGLHYSLGNTAFNLDYAFRDSQYFDGNNLFSITLGF
- a CDS encoding T9SS type A sorting domain-containing protein — encoded protein: MIGLLLSGHLLAKEPAGSSNTQLLSKSSQNDGWSIVPLNLSRWEYWIKRDGQSAHDPSGQDGGYYPNNQANVIYQDGLLWGGIVRDTRNPSFERMRVGGQTFRIGTNSGHIVTSGTASTAPVASDANLAFVYRIRKDWESLQIGQASLINDAASVNQISASSVSDQMQQDILDAYRRDWENWPVELGAPFEDSNGNGIYEPDLGETPGIANADQVIWLVVNDLDEGRVSNLSGTKPIGLELQMTLWCYNQPSSTLGQLIFKRFRLINKSGLQVDSMYVGQWSDPDCGTAVDDLVGCDVERSLGFVYTGSVTDNNFSAIGLNPAAGGYDFFQGPLVDGVAGQDLNNNGVDDASDFGLFNLKQVGPGKINLPLTSFGYFASGSTIPDPDFGEYNATLQVYNLLNGNIPTSDTLNPSPYTSGFGENVGQPTKFPLSGNPVGQTGDLDAFGSNLAPGDRRMILNSGPFTMMPGDTQEVVVAVIGGIVEQEGGNNRNAVAQLKLNDDFAQFIFNKRFEGIPSPPVAPDVKATPLEDKIILEWGSNLNRIALSEAKDPLLGFNFEGYNVYQLPNANAPKSSAIRITTFDLNNLITQINSDRFVPDFGDIISVPIQKGTNTGIQRYFVIEKDYINDAPLFAGNEYYFAITAYNAKDEDGDGAIDKDVPESSLESAFEIITVVPQGTRPGIKYTSEQGEALDVNKSGFSTGNVDVVVVDPNAITGDSYMVSFNDTPNYSTDANGDTLGTWFTWNLLNTTQNKTLLTNQSNLAGDNDYAVTDGLLVKVAGPKTAGLANWGSAGDRWVTGVNWNAPQFFGGLDVGANFFGSNLSVADLVPIQLVWQDSADVATNGYVSKGAVYRRDTGYSFSGIGQLPLAAYDVTDPANPRQVNVSFVEDDNESQANGSAANLIWDMGWNPTTQTYGANGAREYIFINLSDYSEGAGYDDSNTGFDSDVLYAIWPDQRGTRPYLLAEFTMDIIINIPNNMNDSYAFSTKSVIRGDKEFAKDEVDRINVFPNPYYAYNPEEPNRFSRFITFNHLPENVTIRIFTLSGVQVRKLTSADKQTPESQFLRWNLQNEANIPVASGVYIAHIDMPDLNKTKVLKLFIVQAQEILDYF
- a CDS encoding SRPBCC family protein; protein product: MKDYIFETEIWLPYPRETVFEFFKEAANLERITPPWLNFRVLTPLPITMFAGRMIDYNIRLYGIPMRWRTEITQWEPPFSFVDSQIRGPYSKWVHTHTFEERDGGTWMHDRVEYRIPGGIFAAIPHVLFVRKNIEQIFRYRKTQIQAIFSGAEKTETVDG
- the pdxH gene encoding pyridoxamine 5'-phosphate oxidase → MKKKRIGNIRKDYVVDQLNRKDLAENPIEQFRRWFEEVLQSDLAEPNAMALATASASGIPSLRMVLLKSFDENGFVFFTNYDSRKGRALAENPNAALLFWWGFLERQIRIEGRVEKISPDESDAYFQERPRDSQLGAWASQQSRSLDDRIILENRFSKYAQEFAGKSIERPQYWGGFRVIPQRVEFWQGRASRLHDRFVYLNESGKLWRIERQFP
- a CDS encoding BLUF domain-containing protein; amino-acid sequence: MVPLYTLIYVSSAFQKMSEPELLEILEKSRLNNSQRNITGMLLYHDGNFLQILEGPKNALQQLRATIEADPRHKDFLVLFEREVKERAFPDWSMGFRVLNADDIKEIPGFSDFMNPDTEKPDYMKTPNYIYKMLDWFRENSR